One region of Quercus lobata isolate SW786 chromosome 2, ValleyOak3.0 Primary Assembly, whole genome shotgun sequence genomic DNA includes:
- the LOC115974639 gene encoding catalase isozyme 1, with protein MDPYKYRPSSAYNSPFWTTNSGAPVWNNNSSLTVGSRGPILLEDYHLVEKLAQFDRERIPERVVHARGASAKGFFEVTHDISNLTCADFLRAPGVQTPVIVRFSTVIHERGSPETLRDPRGFAVKFYTREGNFDLVGNNFPVFFVRDGMKFPDMVHALKPNPKSHIQENWRIVDFFSHHPESLHMFTFLFDDLGVPQDYRHMEGAGVNTYTLINKAGKAHYVKFHWKPTCGIKCLLDEEAIKVGGANHSHATQDLYDSIAAGNYPEWKLYIQTIDPDHEDRFDFDPLDVTKIWPEDILPLQPVGRLVLNKNIDNFFAENEQLAFCPAIVVPGVYYSDDKLLQTRIFSYSDTQRHRLGPNYLQLPVNAPKSAHHNNHHEGFMNFMHRDEEVNYFPSRFDPVRHAEQFPVPPVVYTGKREKCIIEKENNFKQPGERYRSWAPDRQERFIRRWVDALAEPRVTHEIRSIWISYWSQADKSLGQKIASRLNVRPTM; from the exons ATGGATCCCTACAAG TACCGTCCCTCAAGTGCTTACAATTCACCCTTCTGGACTACAAACTCTGGTGCTCCTGTTTGGAACAACAACTCCTCGTTGACCGTTGGATCCAGAG GTCCAATTCTCCTTGAAGACTATCATCTGGTGGAAAAACTTGCGCAATTTGATAGGGAGCGGATCCCAGAACGTGTTGTCCATGCTAGGGGAGCCAGTGCAAAGGGGTTCTTTGAGGTCACCCATGATATATCTAACCTTACATGTGCTGATTTCCTGCGAGCCCCTGGAGTTCAGACACCTGTCATCGTCCGTTTCTCCACTGTTATCCACGAGCGTGGTAGCCCTGAAACCCTGAGGGATCCTCGAGGATTTGCAGTGAAGTTTTACACCAGAGAG GGTAATTTTGATCTAGTTGGGAACAATTTCCCTGTCTTTTTTGTCCGTGATGGTATGAAATTTCCTGACATGGTCCATGCTCTCAAACCCAACCCTAAGTCTCACATTCAGGAGAATTGGAGGATTGTAGACTTCTTCTCCCACCATCCAGAAAGTCTTCACATGTTCACCTTCCTATTTGATGATTTGGGTGTTCCACAAGATTACAGGCACATGGAAGGTGCAGGTGTTAACACCTATACATTGATCAACAAGGCTGGGAAGGCGCACTATGTCAAATTTCACTGGAAACCCACTTGTGGGATCAAGTGCTTGTTGGATGAAGAGGCTATTAAGGTTGGAGGAGCTAATCACAGCCATGCCACACAGGATCTCTACGACTCAATTGCAGCTGGAAACTATCCTGAATGGAAACTTTACATTCAGACAATTGATCCAGATCATGAGGACAGATTTGACTTTGACCCGCTTGATGTAACCAAAATCTGGCCGGAAGACATTTTGCCCCTGCAGCCAGTTGGGCGCTTGGTCTTGAATAAGAACATTGATAACTTCTTTGCAGAAAATGAACAACTTGCATTTTGCCCAGCCATTGTGGTTCCTGGGGTCTACTACTCAGATGATAAGCTGCTCCAGACTCGTATCTTTTCCTATTCTGATACTCAGAGGCACCGTCTTGGACCAAACTATCTGCAACTCCCAGTTAATGCTCCCAAGTCTGCTCATCACAACAATCACCATGAGGGTTTCATGAATTTCATGCACAGGGATGAGGAG GTCAATTACTTCCCTTCGAGGTTTGATCCTGTTCGTCATGCTGAGCAGTTTCCAGTTCCTCCTGTTGTCTACACTGGAAAGCGTGAGAAG TGCATCATTGAGAAGGAGAACAACTTTAAGCAACCAGGAGAGAGATACAGATCCTGGGCACCAGACAG GCAAGAGCGATTTATCCGCCGATGGGTTGATGCGTTAGCTGAGCCACGTGTCACTCATGAGATCCGCAGCATCTGGATCTCATACTGGTCTCAG GCTGACAAATCTCTGGGTCAGAAGATAGCATCTCGTCTTAATGTGAGGCCAACCATGTGA